ATAATTTTACAAGGTAATTTACAGTTAGACCTGTCACCCCTGCGGCGCTCATACTCTTCAATCTTTTTAGGGCTGGTTATAATCAACAACAACGTCGGTTCTGTGATTATATTTGTAATTTGCGACTGAAAGAAAAAGAATTTATCATATATTGAAAAACTTATATGCACGCTGTCGCCATTGTTGAAATAATTATCAGTTCCTTTGCTTAACCTATCGTCATTAAGTTTTAGAATCAAAGCTGAGTTTATATCAACAAAAAAACCATCAAAGCGGATGGACGCATCTTTGATCTCCATAATAAAAGACAAACCGTTATGCTTAGGCTTTAGCTTAAATGAGCCGTCAATAACATCCTCAGATGTTGGCATAGTTTTAACCTCCAGCAATTTTTTAAATCACAGTCACTATATAATATACCACAATTCAAATAAAATCAAGTGTATCATAAATAATGTGAAGAATCTGGGAATAAACAGCCCCTTGAGAATTAACACATATGGATTCTATAATAGAGAATACTCACATATTACTGAAAAAACACATAAGGGGCAAGAGATGGAAAAATATGTTTGCATACACGGACACTTTTACCAGCCGCCGAGAGAAAACCCGTGGCTTGGTGAGGTGGAGTTTCAGGACTCAGCCTACCCGTACCACGACTGGAACGAACGTATTACTGCCGAGTGTTATGCCCCAAACACAGCTTCAAGGATGTTGGATAGCTTTGGGAAAATTACAGATATTGTAAATAATTACTCCAGAGTTAGCTTTAACTTCGGGCCAACCCTCCTGTCATGGCTACAGCGGCACCGCCCCGACGTCTATGAGGCCATTGTTGAAGCTGATAAATTAAGCATGAAGAGATTTTCCGGACACGGCTCAGCCCTCGCCCAGTGCTACAACCACATGATTATGCCACTGGCCAACGAAAGAGACAAAATCACTCAGGTCGTGTGGGCTATTGAGGATTTTAAGTACCGTTTCAATCGAATGCCGGAGGGTATGTGGCTCCCTGAGACGGCAGTTGATGTAGAAACTCTTGAAATCTTAGCGGCACACGGTATAAAGTTCACCATTTTAGCCCCGCGGCAGGCCTCGATGGTAAAAAAGATTGTGCAGGATGAAATTCAAAATGACGTGGAATTTCAGACTGATGACGGCTCTGAAACTACCCTTGACCCATGGACTGACGTTAGCCACGGCAAAATTGACCCATCAACCGTATATCTCTGTAACCTCCCATCTGGTAAAACAATACACCTGTTTTTTTATGACGGCCCAATATCCTCAGAGATAGCCTTTTCCGGACTTCTTAATAGCGGAGAGCGTTTCGTTGAAAAACTGATGGGCGCTATCAATGGTGAAAGGCAACACCCCCAGATTATTCACATAGCCACTGACGGTGAGACCTATGGCCATCACCACAGACAAGGTGAAATGGCTCTGACCTACTGCCTTCACCTCTTTGAACAGGGACAGTACCACGGACATGATCTTGTAAGACTCACCAACTATGGCCAGTTTATGGAATTGCACCAGCCTGTTTATGAGGTCAAAATATATGACAACTCCTCCTGGAGCTGTATTCACGGCGTGGGCAGGTGGAAAGAACACTGTGGCTGCAACTCCGGTATGCATCAGGAGTGGACACAGCACTGGAGAGCGCCTCTCAGGCAGGGCATGGATGTTGTCAGAGACAGCATTGCAGAAGTGTTTTACGATGAGGGTTCAAAGTATCTGAAAGACCCGTGGCACGCACGGGATGCCTATGTGCAGTGCCTATTGGCAAGCGACAGAGAAAGCCTCGGCAGCTTTATAAACCGCCATGCGCTCAGGGAGTTATCTTTGGAGGAGTGCCGCCTTGTGCTTAAACTTATGGAAATGCAAAAAAACGCTATGTACATGTTTACCAGTTGCGGGTGGTTTTTTGATGAAATCTCAGGGATAGAAACAGTGCAGTCTATGGCTTATGCAGCGCTTGCCATGCAGTATGCCGCCGAATTTATTGACGGCGGCTTAGATGGAGAGTTTATAAATAAACTCAAAGAGGCTGAGAGCAATGTCTATGGGGCAGGGGAGTATGCTTATGAGATGTTTGTCAAACCCCAGATGGTTGACCTGCGGCGGGCTGGCGCTCACTTTGCCATCTCCTCAATCTTTGAACACTATCCGCCAAATGTAAAAGTGTATAACTATCAGGTGGAGACTCTGTTTTATGACGAGAGACGTTCAGGACGCTTAAGGATTGCAGCAGGCACCCTGAAAATATTTTCGGAAAATACATGGGATGAGCAGATATTTCAGTTTTTCGTCTTCAGAGGAGAACACGGTGTAAACTGTGCACTTGCCGATTACACCTCTGAG
This portion of the Nitrospirota bacterium genome encodes:
- a CDS encoding DUF3536 domain-containing protein; protein product: MEKYVCIHGHFYQPPRENPWLGEVEFQDSAYPYHDWNERITAECYAPNTASRMLDSFGKITDIVNNYSRVSFNFGPTLLSWLQRHRPDVYEAIVEADKLSMKRFSGHGSALAQCYNHMIMPLANERDKITQVVWAIEDFKYRFNRMPEGMWLPETAVDVETLEILAAHGIKFTILAPRQASMVKKIVQDEIQNDVEFQTDDGSETTLDPWTDVSHGKIDPSTVYLCNLPSGKTIHLFFYDGPISSEIAFSGLLNSGERFVEKLMGAINGERQHPQIIHIATDGETYGHHHRQGEMALTYCLHLFEQGQYHGHDLVRLTNYGQFMELHQPVYEVKIYDNSSWSCIHGVGRWKEHCGCNSGMHQEWTQHWRAPLRQGMDVVRDSIAEVFYDEGSKYLKDPWHARDAYVQCLLASDRESLGSFINRHALRELSLEECRLVLKLMEMQKNAMYMFTSCGWFFDEISGIETVQSMAYAALAMQYAAEFIDGGLDGEFINKLKEAESNVYGAGEYAYEMFVKPQMVDLRRAGAHFAISSIFEHYPPNVKVYNYQVETLFYDERRSGRLRIAAGTLKIFSENTWDEQIFQFFVFRGEHGVNCALADYTSEEEFSSVRKDIFDAFEKGRIPYSVRIMHERFGDSHYSLWHLFKDEQRKVLDEILVRSYEKIDSLYRQIYESNISLMNFHRGLDIPLPESLSIALVYVLKRDLESVLEERFLDAEKLKDAVSEVKRWDVHIDKERLNLYATKHVNYLMDALKTQWDYAELYEKIAGVLESLSSIGIEPDLWSAQNTYFIIGKEHMESLRERAAFGDKTAELWLSNYKNLGVHLSVVI
- a CDS encoding PilZ domain-containing protein, whose amino-acid sequence is MPTSEDVIDGSFKLKPKHNGLSFIMEIKDASIRFDGFFVDINSALILKLNDDRLSKGTDNYFNNGDSVHISFSIYDKFFFFQSQITNIITEPTLLLIITSPKKIEEYERRRGDRSNCKLPCKIILKNNKIKASITNISDSGCKCELYDSSLIDKASMHFFYEDNCPVNILLSVKETVNEQSFNGKLKYFKEADKSYEVGVEFFFANAEEIAALETIVSSI